A window from Cryobacterium sp. SO1 encodes these proteins:
- a CDS encoding tyrosine-type recombinase/integrase gives MTTLAPLLQAFFTDRLITQRRSSSNTIASYRDTITLLLGYICAQTGKRPSDIDISDLDADAITGFLHYLEESRGNSVRTRNTRLAAIHSLFAFAALRHHEHAEVIQRVLAIPAARTHRTTVTWLELAEADALLGACNQDTRTGRRDHAIFTLAIQTGLRISELLNLTIADIHTGTGAHVYCLGKGRKERRTPLLTATVTALTRWITENAGPPNAPLFTSSTGHSLSRDAIEHRIHHNITIAASTCPSLVGKHVSMHTLRHTAAMRLLNAGVDTTVIALWLGHEQIVTTNIYLHADMTLKEAAIAKVTPSSVTMSGRYQPTDAVLTFLAAL, from the coding sequence GTGACCACTCTCGCGCCACTGCTGCAGGCCTTCTTCACCGACCGGCTAATCACGCAACGCCGCTCCAGCAGCAACACCATCGCCTCCTACCGTGACACCATCACCCTGCTACTTGGCTATATCTGCGCCCAGACAGGCAAAAGGCCGTCGGACATCGACATCAGCGACCTAGACGCCGATGCCATCACCGGGTTCCTCCATTACCTGGAGGAAAGCCGCGGCAACAGCGTCCGCACCCGCAACACCCGCCTGGCCGCGATCCACTCCCTGTTCGCCTTCGCGGCGCTACGCCACCACGAGCATGCCGAGGTCATCCAACGCGTCCTCGCGATCCCCGCGGCACGGACGCACCGCACTACCGTCACCTGGCTGGAACTCGCTGAAGCCGACGCGCTACTGGGCGCCTGCAACCAGGACACCCGCACCGGCCGCCGTGACCATGCGATATTCACCCTCGCCATCCAGACGGGACTGCGCATCAGCGAGTTGCTCAACCTCACCATCGCCGACATTCACACCGGCACGGGTGCGCACGTCTATTGCCTCGGTAAAGGCCGCAAAGAACGCCGCACCCCACTGCTGACGGCAACCGTCACGGCTCTGACACGTTGGATCACCGAGAACGCAGGCCCGCCGAACGCCCCGCTGTTCACCAGCAGCACCGGACATTCCCTCAGCCGCGACGCGATCGAACACCGCATCCACCACAACATCACCATCGCGGCCTCGACATGCCCCTCGCTGGTTGGCAAACACGTCAGCATGCACACCCTTCGGCACACCGCCGCGATGCGACTGCTCAACGCCGGCGTTGACACTACCGTCATCGCCCTCTGGCTCGGCCACGAACAGATCGTCACCACGAACATCTACCTCCACGCCGACATGACTTTGAAGGAAGCCGCGATCGCGAAAGTCACCCCATCCAGCGTCACGATGTCGGGTCGTTACCAGCCCACGGACGCCGTTCTGACATTCCTCGCGGCACTGTGA
- a CDS encoding tyrosine-type recombinase/integrase, with amino-acid sequence MTWAENVDDYIRLRRQFGARLHWPEHLLHQFAAHLVNDDITVITIVDAIAFSSVLPAGVTTPPATRASTRMTAVRGFADYMHALDSIHEVPPRGIFSDPLHRKNPYIYSPAEITAVIHAATALEGGSRAQTYSVLFAALAATGLRVGEAIDLDRRNVDLDAGVLLISRGKGRDPRLVPLHPTTTAALERYGHWRNDQQHDHTGVRSAAFFTDQAGQRLKYAAVRDNWVQASTASGLRTAERQPRMHDLRHTFAVNTLLGWYRNGADVAAKMPALSIYLGHSRPADTYWYISAVPELLGLAADRLQSATLRLQVQS; translated from the coding sequence ATGACCTGGGCGGAGAACGTCGACGACTACATCCGCCTGCGCCGCCAGTTCGGAGCCCGCCTGCACTGGCCCGAGCACCTGCTCCACCAGTTCGCCGCTCACCTTGTGAACGACGACATCACGGTGATCACGATCGTCGACGCGATCGCCTTCTCCAGTGTCCTGCCTGCCGGGGTGACGACGCCGCCGGCGACGCGAGCATCCACGCGGATGACGGCGGTCCGCGGCTTCGCTGATTACATGCACGCGCTCGATTCGATCCACGAGGTCCCGCCCCGCGGGATCTTCTCCGATCCCCTCCATCGCAAAAACCCCTACATCTACTCTCCCGCGGAGATCACGGCGGTGATCCATGCCGCGACCGCTCTGGAGGGCGGCAGCCGAGCCCAGACCTACTCGGTGCTATTCGCCGCGCTGGCCGCGACTGGATTGCGCGTCGGGGAGGCGATCGATCTGGATCGCAGAAACGTGGATCTGGACGCTGGGGTGTTGCTGATCAGCCGGGGCAAGGGACGAGACCCGCGCCTGGTCCCGCTGCATCCGACCACGACCGCGGCCCTGGAACGCTACGGGCACTGGCGCAACGACCAGCAGCACGACCACACTGGGGTGCGCTCGGCCGCGTTCTTCACCGATCAGGCCGGTCAGCGGCTGAAATACGCGGCCGTTCGCGACAACTGGGTCCAGGCATCCACGGCGTCGGGGCTGCGCACCGCGGAACGACAACCACGGATGCACGACCTGAGACACACGTTCGCGGTCAACACGCTCCTGGGCTGGTATCGCAACGGCGCCGATGTCGCCGCGAAGATGCCGGCCCTGTCCATCTATTTGGGCCACTCCAGGCCCGCGGACACCTATTGGTATATCAGCGCCGTTCCCGAGCTGCTTGGCCTTGCCGCCGACCGGCTTCAGAGCGCGACCCTCCGGCTGCAGGTGCAGTCGTGA
- a CDS encoding tyrosine-type recombinase/integrase — translation MAVTGAAARVQVQGQLVEHREGFEVELRRLGFTPVSIVNQFYLLAHFSHWLQDEGIVLADLSVGQVDAFLVERKATHTALFTRRALRTLLRWLALSGSIPAEAAEAAALPEDPVVLVRFERYLLRERRIGARTTSAYVVRIRRFLAAYVPPDGFTALGGAEVTRALLDEGVGRAPASVKKFGYALRSFLRFCFVTGELDRDLTGATLVIRNPLPSLLPVGASAAEIAILLNSCDRSTAAGRREYAIIMLLSRLGLRAGEVAGMQLDDIRWHVGEVLIRGKGAKDEYLPLPAEVGAAVVDYLMHARSADASVREVFCGLRAPRNRLGSPAIWVIVTRACTRAHLEPFGPHQLRHGLAEAMVAAEVPLAGIGQVLRHEDPATTANYARVDVVRLRQLAQPWPAGGELA, via the coding sequence ATGGCGGTTACAGGTGCGGCGGCGCGAGTGCAGGTCCAGGGCCAATTGGTAGAACATCGGGAGGGATTCGAGGTCGAGCTGCGGCGGCTGGGGTTTACGCCGGTGTCGATTGTGAACCAGTTCTATTTGCTGGCACATTTCAGCCACTGGCTCCAGGATGAGGGGATTGTCCTCGCGGATCTGAGCGTGGGGCAAGTTGATGCGTTTCTCGTCGAGCGCAAAGCGACCCACACGGCGTTATTCACCCGCAGAGCCCTACGAACTTTGCTGAGATGGCTTGCGCTGTCCGGATCGATCCCTGCGGAGGCGGCAGAAGCTGCGGCGCTGCCGGAGGATCCGGTGGTACTGGTGCGGTTCGAGCGTTACCTGTTGCGGGAGCGTCGGATCGGGGCGCGAACCACGTCGGCGTATGTCGTGCGGATCCGGCGTTTTTTGGCCGCGTATGTTCCGCCTGACGGGTTCACCGCGCTTGGTGGCGCCGAGGTGACGAGGGCGTTGCTGGACGAGGGCGTGGGGCGGGCGCCGGCGTCGGTGAAGAAGTTCGGTTACGCGCTGCGGTCGTTTTTGCGCTTCTGTTTCGTCACCGGGGAACTGGACCGTGATCTGACTGGCGCGACGCTGGTGATCCGGAACCCGTTGCCGTCCTTGCTGCCGGTGGGCGCCAGCGCGGCAGAAATCGCGATCCTCCTGAACAGTTGCGACCGGAGCACCGCAGCGGGGCGGCGAGAATACGCGATCATCATGTTGCTAAGCAGGCTGGGCCTTCGCGCCGGGGAAGTCGCCGGGATGCAACTGGACGACATTCGCTGGCACGTCGGTGAAGTCCTCATCCGCGGCAAGGGAGCCAAAGACGAATACCTTCCATTGCCGGCGGAAGTCGGCGCTGCGGTGGTCGATTATCTGATGCACGCCCGCTCGGCGGACGCGTCCGTCCGGGAAGTGTTCTGCGGCCTGCGCGCGCCGAGAAACCGGCTGGGTTCTCCGGCAATTTGGGTGATCGTGACCCGCGCATGCACCCGCGCGCATTTGGAGCCGTTTGGGCCCCACCAGTTGCGGCATGGCCTGGCCGAAGCGATGGTCGCTGCTGAAGTGCCGTTGGCCGGCATCGGACAGGTGCTGCGCCATGAGGATCCGGCGACGACAGCAAACTACGCCCGGGTCGATGTGGTGCGGTTGCGACAACTAGCCCAGCCCTGGCCGGCCGGCGGTGAACTCGCATGA
- a CDS encoding transposase yields MRCPWRGKAFKAYSIIDIYSRKIMGWRVEERESDQLAVEMFEAAFALHGTPDFVHADNGPAMRSDALAVLLVTHGVTKTHNRPYVSNDNPFSESEFRTMKYRPNYPGTFDDLQSARDHVANYVPWYNTNHRHSGIALFSPQQVHDGTWRHVHRIRDRALQRYHHKHPERFHARPTTPTPTNTVGINIRKETVKI; encoded by the coding sequence CTGCGCTGCCCGTGGCGGGGCAAAGCGTTCAAGGCCTATTCGATCATCGACATCTACTCGCGAAAGATCATGGGCTGGCGCGTCGAGGAACGCGAGAGCGACCAGCTCGCCGTGGAGATGTTCGAGGCCGCGTTTGCATTACACGGCACCCCAGATTTCGTCCACGCCGACAACGGCCCTGCAATGCGCTCAGATGCTCTGGCCGTGCTCCTGGTCACGCACGGCGTCACGAAGACCCACAACCGGCCCTACGTCTCCAACGACAACCCGTTCTCCGAGTCCGAGTTCCGCACCATGAAGTACCGACCCAACTACCCCGGCACGTTCGACGATCTCCAATCCGCACGCGACCACGTGGCCAACTACGTGCCCTGGTACAACACGAACCACCGGCACTCCGGGATCGCGTTGTTCTCGCCCCAGCAAGTCCACGACGGCACCTGGCGACACGTGCACCGCATCCGGGACCGCGCCCTCCAGCGCTACCACCACAAGCACCCCGAACGATTCCACGCCAGACCGACAACCCCGACACCAACAAACACCGTCGGCATCAACATTCGCAAAGAAACCGTCAAAATCTAA